In the genome of Lycorma delicatula isolate Av1 chromosome 8, ASM4794821v1, whole genome shotgun sequence, one region contains:
- the LOC142329286 gene encoding uncharacterized protein LOC142329286 has product MAENQTAEEWEEVDEWQWEWSPPPGDFLPPPPRPPFLEDDFVQPDGLTTCDLCTWARSELPGPPRLENNAASDANSQLSWTLTLVVVSLISALLGAIIMVTVIQCRNRIAGSSNQSQGFWCLGRRRQRRRNESGSRRRDGGNEASHLGEDPRSEGDKEMVPVRNGNKEGSSVWSWLTRRSPQSPAIATSVPSVPPVANHYTLDEAYTAVGEALYAELDRPAYQNTGYISESEPVSSAPSSAYYSDLSNTDRTYEIPAQTGLWEMVEVPPRRQPPRLASITETITVPSDYV; this is encoded by the exons ATGGCGGAAAACCAGACAGCAGAAGAATGGGAAGAAGTGGATGAATGGCAATGGGAATGGTCGCCACCCCCAGGGGATTTTTTACCGCCACCTCCAAGGCCACCATTCCTTGAAGATGATTTTGTACAACCAGATGGACTGACCACATGTGATTTATGTACATGGGCTAGATCAGAACTTCCGGGACCACCACGATTAGAAAATAATGCAG caTCAGATGCAAATAGTCAATTATCTTGGACTTTAACATTAGTAGTAGTTTCGTTAATATCAGCATtacttggagccataataatggTTACAGTCATACAATGTCGCAA CAGAATAGCTGGATCATCAAATCAATCACAag GATTCTGGTGCTTAGGAAGAAGAAGACAACGAAGAAGAAATGAAAGCGGTAGTAGAAGAAGAGATGGTGGTAATGAAGCATCACATTTGGGTGAAGATCCTAGAAGTGAAGGGGACAAAGAAATGGTGCCAGTGCGAAATGGTAATAAAGAAGGCAGTAGTGTTTGGTCATGGTTAACAAGAAGAAGCCCACAATCACCAGCAATTGCAACATCAGTACCATCCGTTCCACCAGTTGCAAATCATTATACTCTTGATGAAGCATATACGGCAGTAGGTGAAGCGCTTTATGCAGAACTCGACAGACCAGCATATCAAAATACCGGATACATTTCTGAATCCGAACCGGTTTCCTCGGCTCCAAGTAGTGCATATTACTCAGACTTATCTAATACAGATAGGACATATGAGATTCCAGCACAAACAGGTCTATGGGAGATGGTAGAAGTCCCTCCAAGAAGACAACCACCACGATTAGCTTCCATAACAGAAACAATAACAGTTCCTTCAGACTAtgtgtaa